One Halobaculum sp. CBA1158 DNA segment encodes these proteins:
- a CDS encoding NUDIX hydrolase, whose protein sequence is MVDSYVVNVDAAVYRLSDGDPEYLLIERGADEDHAPGTLGLPGGTLESEPGDADAIEHTVRRELREEVAVEVGEVVAVTSGVFELDTGEPCLNVVCLAEHETGDPYPAAPDEVAAVDWYTVHRIERDDEVPGFTRGHVEAAEAERSRTD, encoded by the coding sequence ATGGTCGACAGCTACGTCGTCAACGTCGACGCCGCGGTGTACCGCCTCAGCGACGGCGACCCGGAGTACCTGCTGATCGAGCGCGGTGCCGACGAAGACCACGCGCCGGGGACGCTGGGACTCCCTGGCGGCACCCTCGAATCCGAGCCCGGAGACGCGGACGCAATTGAACACACCGTCCGCCGGGAACTCCGCGAGGAGGTCGCCGTCGAGGTGGGCGAGGTCGTGGCCGTCACCAGCGGCGTGTTCGAGTTAGACACCGGCGAGCCGTGTCTGAACGTCGTCTGCCTAGCCGAGCACGAGACTGGCGACCCGTACCCGGCCGCGCCCGACGAGGTCGCGGCCGTCGACTGGTACACCGTCCACCGGATCGAGCGCGACGACGAGGTACCCGGGTTCACTCGCGGGCACGTGGAGGCGGCGGAGGCGGAGCGGTCGCGGACTGACTGA